One genomic segment of bacterium includes these proteins:
- the rpe gene encoding ribulose-phosphate 3-epimerase: MSSAPAVKIAPSILAADVGRLAEEARAAAAAGADMLHVDVMDGRFVPEITMGPAVVRAVRRAADVPVDVHLMIVEPERHLEAFARAGAASLTVHVEACPHLYDTLRRIAALGARPGVAINPATPPEQVAWVLPHVAAVLVMTVEPGAGGQPFIPEMTAKVAALAAWRRERGLDFEIAVDGGIGPETARQVVEAGAGVLVAGTAVFGAPDGVAAAIARLRQTALGAPSRAARRS, translated from the coding sequence CTGAGCAGCGCGCCCGCGGTCAAAATCGCCCCGTCGATCCTCGCCGCCGACGTCGGACGGCTGGCCGAGGAAGCGCGCGCGGCCGCCGCCGCCGGCGCGGACATGCTGCACGTGGACGTGATGGACGGCCGGTTCGTGCCGGAAATCACGATGGGGCCGGCCGTGGTGCGGGCGGTCCGCCGGGCCGCCGACGTGCCCGTGGACGTGCACCTCATGATCGTCGAGCCGGAGCGGCACCTCGAGGCGTTCGCGCGGGCCGGGGCGGCGAGCCTCACCGTGCACGTGGAAGCCTGTCCCCACCTCTACGACACGCTGCGGCGAATCGCCGCGCTCGGCGCGCGCCCGGGGGTGGCGATCAACCCCGCGACCCCGCCGGAGCAGGTGGCGTGGGTGCTGCCGCACGTCGCCGCGGTTCTCGTCATGACGGTGGAGCCGGGCGCCGGCGGGCAGCCCTTCATTCCGGAGATGACGGCCAAGGTGGCCGCGCTCGCGGCGTGGCGCCGCGAGCGCGGCCTCGACTTCGAGATCGCCGTCGACGGCGGCATCGGCCCGGAGACCGCGAGGCAGGTGGTCGAGGCCGGCGCGGGCGTCCTCGTCGCCGGCACGGCGGTGTTCGGCGCGCCCGACGGCGTTGCGGCGGCGATCGCGCGGCTGCGCCAGACGGCCCTCGGTGCGCCGTCTCGCGCCGCGCGGCGTTCGTGA